A stretch of Planococcus citri chromosome 5, ihPlaCitr1.1, whole genome shotgun sequence DNA encodes these proteins:
- the LOC135847105 gene encoding phosphoglycerate mutase 1-like: MHTMSRKTLISNLFSYFSTHLLFLTTVLAAADWKCPLNIQNNLKFNNTPQTYKTKFSEMAKYSIVMVRHGESEWNLKNLFCGWYDADLSPKGQDEAKAAGKALKEAGYKFDVAHTSVLTRAQKTLCSILEEIDQKDLPIQTTWRLNERHYGGLTGMNKAETAAKYGEEQVQVWRRSFDIPPPPMEEDHAYYKEIVDDPRYKDGPSPAEFPKFESLKLTIARTLPYWNDVIVPQIKEGKRLLIAAHGNSLRGIVKYLDNMSEDAIMKLNLPTGIPFVYELDENLKPVVSLKFLGDEETVKKAMDAVAAQGKAK; the protein is encoded by the exons ATGCACACAATGTCGAGAAAaactttaatttcaaatttgttttcatatttttcaacccatttattatttttaacaaCCGTATTAGCTGCT GCTGATTGGAAATGTCCATTGAACAtacagaataatttaaaattcaacaatacTCCTCAAACTTACAAAACG AAATTCTCCGAGATGGCCAAGTATTCGATAGTAATGGTACGACATGGCGAAAGCGAATGGAACTTGAAGAATTTATTCTGCGGATGGTACGATGCCGATTTGAGTCCCAAAG GCCAAGATGAAGCCAAAGCTGCTGGCAAAGCTTTAAAAGAAGCCGGATATAAATTCGACGTAGCACACACTTCGGTCTTGACCAGAGCTCAGAAAACGCTGTGCTCTATTTTGGAGGAAATCGATCAGAAAGATTTACCAATCCAGACGACTTGGCGTCTAAACGAACGTCACTACGGTGGATTAACTGGAATGAATAAAGCTGAAACTGCAGCTAAATATGGCGAAGAACAG GTACAAGTTTGGAGACGTAGCTTCGACATTCCTCCTCCACCGATGGAAGAAGATCACGCATATTACAAAGAAATCGTCGACGATCCTCGCTACAAAGATGGTCCATCGCCGGCCGAGTTCCCTAAATTCGAATCTTTGAAATTGACCATCGCACGTACTCTGCCTTATTGGAACGATGTTATCGTCCCTCAGATCAAAGAAGGAAAACGTTTATTAATCGCTGCTCATGGTAACAGTTTACGAGGAATTGTCAAATACTTAGACA ATATGTCCGAAGACGCGATCATGAAATTAAATCTCCCCACCGGTATTCCATTCGTATACGAACTCGACGAAAACTTGAAACCAGTCGTATCGTTGAAATTCTTAGGCGACGAAGAGACCGTTAAAAAGGCTATGGATGCTGTGGCCGCTCAAGGCAAAGCTAAATAA